The [Chlorobium] sp. 445 genome has a window encoding:
- the mdh gene encoding malate dehydrogenase produces the protein MKITVIGAGNVGATAAQRLIEKELAREVVLVDVVEGIPQGKGLDMYQSAPVELFDTKIIGTNGYEETAGSDIILITAGIARKPGMSRDDLQATNANIVKDVTEKSVAKSPNAIIIVVSNPLDVMTYVAYVRSGFPAHRVMGMAGVLDTARFRAFIAMECNVSVQDINAFVLGGHGDSMVPIIKYTTVAGIPIREYLTMHYKDAQKAEERLKALSDRTRNGGAEIVNFLKTGSAYYAPSAAAVEMIEAIVKDRKRILPCAAWLTGQYGLKDVYVGVPVKLGKNGIEEIIEINLEESDRQALHKSAEEVKANIAKLKFD, from the coding sequence ATGAAAATCACCGTGATTGGCGCCGGAAATGTAGGAGCAACCGCCGCACAGCGTCTCATCGAAAAAGAGCTTGCACGCGAGGTTGTACTTGTCGATGTCGTCGAGGGTATTCCACAAGGCAAGGGCTTGGACATGTATCAATCGGCTCCTGTTGAACTCTTTGATACAAAAATCATTGGGACAAACGGCTATGAAGAAACGGCGGGGTCGGATATTATTCTCATTACAGCAGGCATTGCGCGCAAACCGGGTATGAGTCGCGATGACCTTCAAGCGACAAATGCCAACATTGTCAAAGATGTAACGGAAAAATCTGTCGCAAAATCGCCCAACGCAATTATCATCGTGGTCTCTAATCCACTGGATGTGATGACCTATGTCGCTTATGTTCGCAGCGGCTTTCCAGCGCATCGCGTGATGGGAATGGCAGGGGTCTTGGATACGGCACGCTTTCGAGCCTTTATTGCAATGGAATGCAATGTCTCGGTGCAAGACATCAACGCGTTTGTGCTGGGTGGGCACGGCGATTCCATGGTGCCAATTATCAAATACACTACCGTTGCAGGGATTCCTATTCGTGAGTATCTGACGATGCATTACAAAGATGCACAGAAAGCCGAAGAACGCCTTAAAGCGCTGTCCGATAGGACGCGCAATGGCGGTGCAGAAATTGTCAATTTCCTCAAAACAGGGTCAGCCTATTATGCACCTTCTGCTGCCGCTGTGGAAATGATAGAGGCGATTGTCAAAGATCGTAAGCGCATACTGCCTTGTGCAGCATGGCTTACAGGTCAATATGGTTTGAAAGATGTCTATGTTGGTGTGCCAGTTAAGTTGGGAAAAAATGGTATTGAGGAAATCATTGAAATCAATCTCGAAGAGAGTGATCGGCAAGCGCTACATAAATCGGCAGAAGAAGTCAAAGCAAATATCGCTAAATTGAAGTTCGACTGA
- a CDS encoding ferredoxin, whose protein sequence is MALMITEECINCGACEPECPNTAIYEGGKNWTLFGETYAPLHDSLYYIVPDKCTECVGFHEEPQCAAVCPVDCCVADPNFPETKEELLAKKEHLEADKKR, encoded by the coding sequence ATGGCGTTAATGATCACCGAAGAGTGCATCAACTGCGGTGCTTGCGAGCCCGAATGTCCAAATACCGCTATCTATGAAGGCGGTAAGAACTGGACGCTGTTCGGCGAGACATATGCTCCGCTGCATGATTCGCTCTACTACATCGTGCCCGACAAATGCACTGAGTGCGTCGGCTTCCACGAAGAACCACAATGTGCAGCGGTCTGCCCTGTCGATTGCTGCGTAGCAGACCCGAACTTCCCAGAGACGAAGGAAGAACTTCTGGCGAAGAAGGAACATCTCGAGGCAGACAAAAAGAGGTAA
- a CDS encoding acetyl-CoA C-acyltransferase (Catalyzes the synthesis of acetoacetyl coenzyme A from two molecules of acetyl coenzyme A. It can also act as a thiolase, catalyzing the reverse reaction and generating two-carbon units from the four-carbon product of fatty acid oxidation) encodes MQEVFIVSAVRTPIASFQGAFSSKTATELGAVVVREAVQRAGIAPDDVQECIMGNVLPAGVGQAPARQAAIFGGLPVTVEALTINKMCGSGLKAIMLAAQAIALGDTHIAVAGGMESMTNAPYILTKARSGYRYGNAELIDSMLHDGLFDVYNKFLMGNAAELCARDCHISREAQDEFTMHSYTRAIKAQKEGWFKDEIVAVEWEEKGKKVGLTEDEEPKNFRPDKIPTLKPVFEKDGTVTAANASKINDGAAAVVVASAEAVKQKGLKPLAKIIAYATAAKKPEYFTTAPIDAMPKVLRKAKLAINDIDLFEVNEAFAVVALAARNALGIPDEKLNVNGGAVALGHPIGASGARILTTLIYALKHRELKRGLAAICLGGGEACAMIVELV; translated from the coding sequence ATGCAAGAAGTTTTTATCGTTAGTGCCGTACGAACTCCCATAGCCAGTTTTCAGGGTGCGTTTTCTTCAAAGACTGCTACAGAGTTAGGCGCAGTGGTTGTGCGTGAAGCGGTGCAGCGTGCTGGTATTGCCCCTGACGATGTTCAAGAGTGTATTATGGGCAATGTGTTACCAGCGGGAGTAGGTCAAGCCCCAGCACGTCAGGCAGCAATTTTTGGTGGCTTGCCCGTGACTGTTGAAGCCCTCACGATTAACAAAATGTGCGGTTCTGGACTGAAAGCTATCATGCTTGCAGCACAAGCCATTGCTTTAGGAGATACACACATTGCCGTAGCGGGTGGAATGGAATCCATGACCAATGCCCCGTACATTCTGACAAAAGCACGAAGTGGCTATCGCTATGGTAATGCAGAACTCATTGACTCTATGCTACATGATGGGCTCTTTGATGTCTATAACAAGTTCCTGATGGGCAACGCCGCAGAGCTATGTGCCAGAGACTGTCACATTTCGCGTGAAGCTCAGGACGAATTTACAATGCACAGTTACACGCGCGCAATTAAGGCACAAAAAGAAGGATGGTTCAAAGATGAAATTGTAGCGGTGGAATGGGAAGAAAAAGGCAAAAAAGTCGGCTTAACTGAAGACGAAGAGCCAAAAAATTTCCGGCCAGACAAAATTCCGACCTTGAAGCCAGTCTTTGAGAAAGATGGAACGGTAACCGCAGCGAATGCTTCAAAAATCAATGATGGCGCAGCGGCGGTTGTTGTTGCCTCAGCAGAAGCCGTGAAACAAAAAGGCTTGAAACCACTTGCCAAAATTATTGCCTACGCTACAGCTGCAAAGAAACCTGAATACTTCACAACCGCGCCAATCGATGCTATGCCAAAAGTGCTGCGTAAAGCCAAACTTGCGATAAACGACATTGATCTCTTTGAAGTAAACGAAGCCTTTGCCGTAGTGGCACTGGCAGCAAGAAATGCACTTGGTATTCCCGATGAAAAGCTCAATGTCAATGGAGGAGCAGTAGCACTTGGGCATCCAATTGGAGCAAGTGGCGCAAGAATTCTAACAACGTTGATCTATGCACTAAAACACCGTGAATTGAAACGGGGACTTGCAGCAATTTGTCTTGGCGGCGGCGAAGCCTGTGCGATGATTGTAGAACTTGTCTAA
- a CDS encoding Co2+/Mg2+ efflux protein ApaG — protein MAWEICKVTLDKLQELDTQYIQPPYKYGYAYTISIHNISPYTVQILSRKWIVRDGDMKDRIVEGDGVVGQFPVIGPGEKFTYQSYHVMRSRFGSATGSYYGVFTYETEPEGYYRPDNVFVIEGEAFEVEIPEFQLIHGKSY, from the coding sequence ATGGCGTGGGAAATCTGCAAAGTAACGCTCGACAAGTTGCAAGAACTCGATACGCAGTACATCCAACCGCCTTACAAATATGGCTATGCCTACACGATATCGATTCACAATATCTCTCCCTACACGGTACAAATTCTTTCGCGTAAGTGGATTGTGCGTGATGGCGATATGAAAGACCGTATTGTGGAAGGCGATGGTGTCGTCGGTCAGTTTCCGGTTATTGGACCCGGTGAGAAATTCACCTACCAAAGCTACCATGTGATGCGCTCACGCTTTGGCAGCGCCACTGGCTCATACTACGGGGTTTTTACTTATGAGACCGAACCTGAAGGCTACTATCGTCCTGACAATGTCTTTGTCATTGAAGGTGAAGCCTTTGAAGTTGAAATTCCTGAATTTCAGCTCATTCATGGCAAGTCGTACTAA
- the rfaD gene encoding ADP-glyceromanno-heptose 6-epimerase — protein MILVTGGAGFIGSAMVWKLNQVGYTDIIIADDLDTSEKWKNLVGLRFLDYLHKDDCLQKLLAEKFPRLDAIIHMGAISSTTERNLNVLMRNNYEYTKDLATFAAQRSIRFIYASSAATYGDGLQGYDDDESKLGLLRPLNAYGYSKHLFDLWAQRKNLLSKIVGLKFFNVFGANEYHKDDMASVVFKAYHQILQTGSVKLFKSHHPNYADGEQMRDFVYIKDCVEVMFWLLQHGHVNGIFNLGTGKARTFKDLVTATFKAMERPVSIEYIPMPESLQGKYQYFTEARMQKLAAAGCPVRFKSLEESVTDYVKQHLSNRVPYLQAID, from the coding sequence ATGATTCTTGTAACAGGCGGCGCTGGCTTCATTGGCAGTGCCATGGTCTGGAAACTCAATCAAGTTGGCTATACAGATATCATCATCGCTGATGACTTGGATACAAGTGAGAAGTGGAAAAATCTGGTTGGACTTCGCTTTCTTGATTACCTGCATAAGGACGACTGTTTGCAAAAGCTTCTTGCTGAAAAATTTCCTCGTCTCGATGCCATCATCCACATGGGCGCAATCAGCAGCACAACGGAGAGAAATCTTAACGTGCTGATGCGCAACAATTACGAATACACAAAAGACCTTGCGACATTTGCCGCGCAGCGCTCCATTCGTTTCATCTATGCCTCGAGTGCGGCAACCTATGGCGATGGCTTGCAAGGCTATGATGACGATGAAAGCAAATTAGGCTTGCTGCGTCCGCTTAACGCGTATGGTTACTCCAAGCATCTGTTTGACCTTTGGGCACAGCGCAAAAATTTGCTCAGTAAAATTGTTGGTCTGAAGTTTTTCAATGTCTTTGGCGCAAATGAATATCACAAAGACGATATGGCTAGCGTGGTCTTCAAAGCCTATCATCAAATTTTGCAGACTGGTTCCGTCAAACTCTTCAAATCGCATCACCCCAACTATGCTGATGGGGAGCAAATGCGCGACTTTGTCTATATCAAAGATTGTGTAGAAGTTATGTTTTGGCTTTTGCAGCATGGTCATGTCAACGGCATTTTTAATCTTGGTACTGGTAAAGCACGTACATTCAAAGATTTAGTTACTGCCACGTTCAAGGCAATGGAAAGACCTGTTAGCATTGAGTATATCCCGATGCCTGAATCGCTGCAAGGCAAGTATCAATACTTTACCGAAGCGCGCATGCAGAAACTCGCTGCTGCTGGTTGCCCTGTGCGCTTTAAGTCGCTCGAGGAAAGTGTAACCGATTATGTGAAGCAGCATCTTTCAAACCGTGTTCCGTATCTACAAGCGATAGACTAA
- a CDS encoding phosphate starvation-inducible protein PhoH, with the protein MYLQRIEEQFPEVFIVARGNDITLRGNDAEVKLVEKVFAELLFLVNRNGELYARDVDAVIKLIIAGEAQTPPSVVEGADDVIVVTRTDAVRARTTGQRKMVAESKRNDIVFAIGPAGTGKTYTAVAIAVAALKAKQVQRIVLARPAVEAGESLGFLPGDLQQKIDPYLRPLYDALGDMLTPEKLKEHIEKKVIEIVPLAYMRGRTLNNAFIILDEAQNATSLQMKMCLTRLGTNSKAIITGDISQIDLPNKRDSGLVEAPRLLSHIQGISFVFLDKSDVVRHRLVREIIDAYERAREQKGASKIEDASPIQPDTSKTPDTTAQLSEQST; encoded by the coding sequence ATGTACTTGCAGCGCATTGAGGAGCAGTTCCCGGAAGTCTTTATCGTCGCGCGCGGTAACGACATTACACTGCGTGGCAATGACGCAGAGGTCAAGCTTGTCGAGAAAGTTTTTGCTGAACTGCTCTTCCTTGTCAATCGTAATGGTGAGCTTTATGCTCGCGATGTCGATGCAGTCATCAAACTCATCATCGCTGGTGAAGCGCAAACACCGCCCTCTGTTGTCGAAGGCGCTGATGATGTGATTGTCGTAACACGCACCGACGCTGTACGCGCCCGTACAACTGGACAGCGCAAAATGGTTGCTGAATCCAAACGCAACGACATTGTTTTTGCTATCGGTCCTGCCGGTACCGGCAAAACTTACACTGCAGTTGCCATCGCTGTTGCTGCCCTGAAAGCAAAGCAAGTCCAACGCATTGTGCTGGCACGCCCCGCTGTTGAAGCGGGCGAAAGTTTAGGGTTTTTGCCCGGTGATTTGCAGCAAAAAATTGACCCCTACTTGCGCCCGCTCTACGATGCCTTAGGTGATATGCTCACCCCAGAAAAACTCAAAGAGCACATAGAGAAAAAGGTCATTGAAATTGTCCCACTCGCTTATATGCGCGGACGCACCCTTAACAACGCCTTTATTATCCTTGATGAAGCCCAAAACGCTACGAGCTTGCAAATGAAAATGTGCCTGACCCGACTTGGCACAAACTCCAAAGCCATCATCACGGGCGATATCTCGCAAATTGATTTGCCCAACAAACGCGATTCTGGCTTGGTGGAAGCCCCGCGACTCTTGAGCCATATTCAAGGGATTTCTTTTGTCTTCTTAGATAAATCTGACGTCGTGCGTCATCGCTTGGTGCGCGAAATTATTGATGCCTACGAAAGAGCACGCGAACAAAAAGGTGCCAGCAAAATCGAAGACGCCTCCCCAATACAGCCTGACACCAGCAAAACACCTGATACAACCGCACAACTCTCTGAACAATCTACTTGA